The Bacillus sp. NEB1478 genome contains the following window.
TCTGAAGATAAAGCGAGTGAGTTAATTAGCAATGGTGCATTATGGAACTGTGGTGTTTTTGCATTTAAATTAGGATATATTATATCTATCCTAGAACAAAAAGGATTACCCATTCAATATGAAGAACTATTAAAACAATATAATCAATTACCTAAGATAAGTTTTGATTATGAAGTCGTTGAAAAAACAAAAAATATTGTTGTTCTTCCATACGAGGGATACTGGAAAGACCTTGGAACTTGGAATACACTAACAGAAGAAATGGCTACCTCCCAAATTGGCAAAGGTGTTATTAGTAAAGATAGTAACAATGTCCATTTAATTAATGAATTAGATATTCCAGTTACAGTATTAGGTGTTTCTAACTTAGTAGTGGCAGTTAGTCCAGATGGAATTCTAGTTTCCGATAAAGAGGCTAGTCCTCGCATAAAAGAATTAGTAGGTGAGTTTAATAACCGTCCAATGTATGAAGAGCGTCGTTGGGGATGGTACCGTGTTTTAGATTACACAAAGTTTAAAGAAGGAAAAGAAGTTTTAACAAGACGTATAGGCGTAGCTGCTGGTAAAAACTTAAGTTATCAGCTACATGACTATCGAGATGAGGTTTGGACAATCATTAAAGGTGAAGGTGAATTTATTATTAATGATAAACTTCGTTTTGTTAAACCTGGTGATGTCCTGCAAATTAAATCTGGGGATAAACATGCAGTTAGAGCAATTACAGATTTAGAATTCATTGAAGTACAAACTGGATCACAACTTATTGAAGAAGATATTGTCCGTTTATATATGACGTGGGAAGAAATCCAAGAGAATATCTTAGAATTTGAAAAAATCTTAGTAAGATAAGAGAGCCTACATGTAGTAATTAATATATTAATAAAATCATCTTAGTAAATGTAGGAATTATTTAACACACCCAGGCTAACCAAAGCCTGGGTGTGTTTGTTATGCGATCAAAGAGAATTACAAAAACAAATTAATATTATTTTTTACAGATACTACTGTTTAAATTATAGAAAAATTATAATATATAAGGTTGATAGAAAAAGAGATTGTATAAATAGGGGAGTCAATATGAAAAAGAAATGCTTAAAGTTTTTATTAGTCTGTTTGATATTCTCACAATTTTCAGGCTTAAAAATATCCGCTGCGGTTGATGTTACAAAACCTGTATTTGAAAGTATTAGTATAGATAAAACAAATGTAAAAGTGGGAGATCCAGTAACAATTACGATAAAAGCCCATGATACAGAGTCAGGATTAGTCGAGTCATCCTTACCTGTAGTGTATAAATCTCCTATTACTCACAAAGATCAATGGGTTTATTTATCTTACAATGCATCTATAGGTGGGTATGAAGGTTCCATAATGATGAAAGACTCTATGGAGTCAGGGGAATGGCAAATATACTTCTTTGATCTGATGGACAACGCTGGAAATTACGATAGAATCACGGGTCCAATAG
Protein-coding sequences here:
- a CDS encoding sugar phosphate nucleotidyltransferase translates to MKIVLLSGGSGKRLWPLSNDSRSKQFLKVLEDTDYNLQSMVQRVWGQIENVGLEDSTIIATGKSQEDMIKSQLDNQAGLIIEPSRRDTFPAIALAASYLYSHKGANLGEVVAILPVDPYVDDQFFNRIKDLEQTIKDSDAQLALIGVKPTYPSSKYGYIVPDVNESGEDFLSVARFTEKPSEDKASELISNGALWNCGVFAFKLGYIISILEQKGLPIQYEELLKQYNQLPKISFDYEVVEKTKNIVVLPYEGYWKDLGTWNTLTEEMATSQIGKGVISKDSNNVHLINELDIPVTVLGVSNLVVAVSPDGILVSDKEASPRIKELVGEFNNRPMYEERRWGWYRVLDYTKFKEGKEVLTRRIGVAAGKNLSYQLHDYRDEVWTIIKGEGEFIINDKLRFVKPGDVLQIKSGDKHAVRAITDLEFIEVQTGSQLIEEDIVRLYMTWEEIQENILEFEKILVR